The DNA sequence CAAGCAAAGGCAGCTACCACTCGATCACCGTCAAGGTAACGGTTCACAGTAAAGAGCAGATCGAACTGCTTTACATCGAGTTAGCGGCTATCGAAGGGGTTAAGCGCGTCCTCTAAGATGCGCCCTCCTGATAGGAAATGTGATCTACCTTACATTTCCTGATTTCGCGCGTATAATAGGCGCACTTAAACGCTGAGGGGAGAGGTTGCCCTTGAAAGATACGGTTTTACATATTCGTCATCTTGGTCGCCAGGATTACGAGTCGGTATGGCACGCCATGCAGGAATATACCGATAATCGCGATGAAACGAGCCGAGATGAGCTTTGGATAGTCGAACATCCTCCGGTGTTCACGCAGGGCCAGGCAGGCAAGAGTGAGCATATTCTCAACCCCGGTGATATCCCCGTCATTCAAGTCGACCGTGGTGGCCAAGTGACCTACCATGGCCCAGGGCAGTTAGTCGCCTACCCACTACTGGACATCAAGCGCCTCAAAATCGGCGTTCGCCAACTGGTGACCGACATAGAGCAGAGTATCGTCAAGATGCTCGCCCTCTATGGTATCGAAGCCTATCCTAAGGCCGATGCTCCTGGCGTCTATGTCGAGGAGCGCAAGATAGCCTCTCTGGGTCTGCGGATCCGTAAAGGCTGCTCCTTCCACGGCCTGGCACTAAACGTCGATATGGATATGTCCCCCTTTCAGCGCATCAACCCCTGCGGTTATGCCGGACTAGAGATGGCTCAATGTAAGCCGCTCAAGGGGCCACAAAGCGTCGAAGAAGCCGGCGAGAAACTGATACAAACCTTTAGCCAAGAATTGGGCTATCAACATCTAGAACATCATCAAGGGTTAACAGACTAATATGAGTAGGCCTGAAAGATTACAACCCGGAGTCAAGTTACGCGATGCCGACAAGGTCTCTCGTATTCCGGTCAAGGTCGTGCCTTCCGAGCGCGAAACCATGCTACGCAAACCCGATTGGTTGAGAGTCAAGCTCCCGGCATCGAATCAACGTATCGTCGACATCAAACAAGCGCTGCGTAAGAACGGTCTGCACTCTGTATGTGAAGAGGCCTCCTGCCCTAACCTTGCCGAATGTTTTAACCATGGTACCGCTACCTTCATGATCTTGGGCGCCATCTGCACCCGTCGCTGCCCCTTCTGCGACGTGGCCCATGGTCGTCCACTCAAGCCTGATGCCGAAGAGCCGGTAAAACTGGCACAAACCATCAGAGACATGAAGCTGAAATATGTGGTGATCACCTCTGTGGATCGTGACGATCTGCGTGATGGTGGTGCCCAGCACTTTGCCGACTGTATTCGCGAGATCCGTAAGCTCAACCCAGAGATCAAGATTGAGATCTTGGTGCCCGACTTTAGGGGCCGCATCGACGCCGCCTTGGAGATTCTGGCCACAGAGCCACCCGATGTCTTCAATCACAACCTGGAAACTGCGCCTAAGCACTACCGTAAGGCTCGTCCAGGGGCGAACTACCAATGGTCACTGGATCTGTTGAAGAAATTCAAAGAACAACACCCACATATTCCGACTAAGTCGGGCCTGATGATGGGTCTGGGTGAGACCAACGAAGAGATCGCCGAGGTGCTTCGCGACCTGCGTGCGCACAATGTTGAGATGCTGACACTCGGTCAATACCTGCAGCCTTCTAAATTCCACCTGCCGGTAGAGCGTTACGTGCCGCCAGCCGAGTTTGACGAGCTGAAAGACTATGCCGAAGAGATAGGCTTTACCCATGCCGCTTGTGGTCCTATGGTGCGTTCTAGCTACCACGCCGACCTGCAGGCGCAAGGTAAAGAGGTTAAATAACCTAAAACCTTAGGCAAGCAATTGTCTTTAGCGTTCAACGCTTAGAAACAAAAATAGCGCCCTTGCGGCGCTATTTTTTTATTCCCGAGTACAAACCCAAACGGCTAGAACAAACGCTCCATCAAGATAGCGTCTTCTTTCCCCTGTTCCAGCTGATAATAGTTGGCTCGCATTCCTACCTGCTCGAAGCCCATCTGGCGATATAAGGCGATTGCCCTTTCATTAGAGGCCCTCACCTCTAACATCATACGTTCGGCCCCCTGAGTGGCTGCCAGCTCGATTAACGCCTCGGTGAGGCGCTTACCCAAACCTTGCCCCTGAGCGTCTGGCCTGACGCAGATATCCATCAGGGTGGCATCTTCGAACAGTTGGTGCAGAATACTGAAGCCCAACATCTCCTCATCATCGAAGAGACCGATAACATGGTAGAAACGCCCGAAACAGGTCTCAAGGTTACTCAGCGACATGGGGAAACTATGGCAGGCCGACTCCAGCTCATGCAACTTAGGAGCGTCTTCCTTGCTCAGTGTCTTAAGCGTTAGCGTCATAGGCATCGCTCTCCCAAATATGCTGCCATAGTTCGCGCTTGGCCTTAGATTCTTGCTCGAGAACGGCGATAGGTGCAGAGCTGATGGCGCATGCCACCTTAGGTAACCTAAGACTTCGCATATCCCAGAACACCTCTTTGGTGCTGCTCAGCGAATCGCTGACGACGACCTGCTTTTCCTGCTCGGGAAAGAGCGCCAATACCTGACGGATAATCGGGTGGTCACCTGAGACGCTCGCGCCTCGATCCACAAGAATATGGTACAGGGGAAGCTCGGCTCCCTTCTCTACCCAGCGGGTTATACCCATCGCATCTAAATATGCACTCGGTTCCAAATCGCCTCCAGACAAATGCTAACCCCTTAAGGATAACCTCTGCCCAGGCGAGTGTCACGACGACCAGAGACTATATGAACTGGAGTGAAAAGATAAAACTCAGAAAAGCAAAAAGCCGTTCATTTCTGAACGGCTTCTCTAGAATGTGGCAGGGGTGGCAGGACTCGAACCCGCAACCATCGGTTTTGGAGACCGCTGTTCTACCAATTGGAACTACACCCCTGTTGACGTGGGGCATTATGCTAAAACCCCTCCCAAAGGTAAAGGACTTTTTATGGCTAACTCGCTCAATTGCGGCTTTTTCATGCAAGATAGCGAATATTAAGTCATATCCTCACTTTCCCACTCAAAAAATGGCCATCCACACCATCATTCAACCTGCTTTTAATGACGTTATACGTCACTGATTAATGGCATATCGAGCCTGAAATCCCCCAAGCAAGTTCTATTAATGATTACCTTCGTAGGCAAATAACAGCCCAGCCTATAGCATCCAAAATAAAGCCTACATAATTTTGCATCGAGCCTCTTCGAGACTAGCATTAGGGGACAAATACATAGAGACCTGCTACCCGCACTTTCCTCTTTCTATCCTAGACACCACAAACGAAAACCTTACTAGCTATTCCACAGATCAATACATCAGCTTTTAGCGACTCAGCCTCCGCCAATATAAGCGAAGAACAGTTCCGCAAAGCGGACCAAATAGACAGTATAAATAGATAGTCCTGTGAGCAAAACTACTCTCAATTGATAGTAGTAGTCTTTAGTCATCGAGGTATCGATGTAGGAAAAAGGCTTAAAAATAGGAGTACGGTTAATTCACACCATAAAGGCTGTAACCCAAGGCTACTGGCTAGAAAGTAAAGACGATTCATAGTGGCTTAAAAGAATAAGTATATGCAAAAGGTTTCTCACATGGGGCGTAGAAGTCCTGCTATGGATGCGCAACATCCAAGGCCTTTGTAGCGCGAAGCACGGACTGATGAGTCGCTACACATAAAAGAAAGGCATTTGCATTGCCAGATCCTACGCAGATACCAGATATTAACTCCCAAATCTCACATGGGGACGTCAGGCATCCTTTTATCAAGCGCAGCTTGATAAAAGGATGCCTGGAGCGCGAAGCAGCTAGGCTGCGAGCTGGGGAGGCTAATGAATAAAGAGAAAAGGTGCCTGTCATGGCCAAATACTAGCTCACCCAATCTCACATGGGGGCGTAAGACATCCGCTTATCAAGCGCAGCTTGATGGATGACTGGAGCGCGAAGCAGCTAAGCTGCGAGCCGGAGACCCCGCTTAGCGGTGGGACGACGTCGGGAGTAGGCATTCATGCCTACATAAGTGAATAAGCCACCTGACTTTAATTAAGGTGGTTTCGAGAGGGGATACTGATAATTTCATAAACCTCAAACGCAAAAAAGCCACCTTATTCAGGTGGCTTCTTCACTTAATTAGGCGCCTGGAAATGACCTACTCTCACATGGGGAGACCCCACACTACCATCGGCGCGATTGCGTTTCACTTCTGAGTTCGGGATGGGATCAGGTGGGACCACAATGCTATGGTTTCCAGACAAATTTGGAAATTCGGAAAGCTGTACTCTTATCTAAGAGTCAATCTGAGTTTTAGTACACGGATGTACTGTATGTCATAAATGCAGGAGCAATTTATGACCTCACTTCAATCAAGTACTTTTGTATTCTTTTGATTACGTAAAACCATCGTACGAAACCCTTTTGGGTTGTATGGTTAAGCCTCACGAGTCATTAGTACAGGTTAGCTCAACGCCTCACAACGCTTACACACCCTGCCTATCAACGTCCTAGTCTCGGACGGCTCTTTAGAGACCTTAAAGGTCTAGGGATGACTCATCTTAGGGCTCGCTTCCCGCTTAGATGCTTTCAGCGGTTATCGATTCCGAACGTAGCTACCGGGCAATGCCATTGGCATGACAACCCGAACACCAGCGGTTCGTCCACTCCGGTCCTCTCGTACTAGGAGCAGCTCCCTTCAATCATCCAACGCCCACGGCAGATAGGGACCGAACTGTCTCACGACGTTCTGAACCCAGCTCGCGTACCACTTTAAATGGCGAACAGCCATACCCTTGGGACCGACTTCAGCCCCAGGATGTGATGAGCCGACATCGAGGTGCCAAACACCGCCGTCGATATGAACTCTTGGGCGGTATCAGCCTGTTATCCCCGGAGTACCTTTTATCCGTTGAGCGATGGCCCTTCCATTCAGAACCACCGGATCACTATGACCTGCTTTCGCACCTGCTCGACGTGTATGTCTCGCAGTTAAGCTGGCTTATGCCATTGCACTAACCGTACGATGTCCGACCGTACTTAGCCAACCTTCGTGCTCCTCCGTTACTCTTTGGGAGGAGACCGCCCCAGTCAAACTACCCACCAGGCACTGTCCTCAACCCCGATTCAGGGGCCAGAGTTAGAACATCAACACTACAAGGGTGGTATTTCAAGGATGACTCCACGAGAACTGGCGTTCCCGCTTCAAAGTCTCCCACCTATCCTACACATGTAGGGTCAATGTTCAGTGCCAAGCTATAGTAAAGGTTCACGGGGTCTTTCCGTCTAGCCGCGGGTATACGGCATCTTCACCGCAATTTCAACTTCACTGAGTCTCGGCTGGAGACAGCGTGGCCATCATTACGCCATTCGTGCAGGTCGGAACTTACCCGACAAGGAATTTCGCTACCTTAGGACCGTTATAGTTACGGCCGCCGTTTACCGGGGCTTCGATCATGAGCTTCTCCGAAGATAACCCAATCAATTAACCTTCCGGCACCGGGCAGGCGTCACACCGTATACGTCATCTTGCGATTTTGCACAGTGCTGTGTTTTTGATAAACAGTTGCAGCCACCTGGTATCTGCGACTCCCGTCAGCTTAGAGAGCAAGTCTCATCACCAACAGGAGCGTACCTTCTCCCGAAGTTACGGTACCATTTTGCCTAGTTCCTTCAGCCGAGTTCTCTCAAGCGCCTTGGTATTCTCTACCCGACCACCTGTGTCGGTTTGGGGTACGATTCCTACTAACCTGAAGCTTAGAAGATTTTCCTGGAAGCATGGCATCAACTACTTCATCACCGTAGTGACTCGTCATCAACTCTCAGTATTAGGTACCCGGATTTGCCTAAGTACCCTACCTACAGCCTTAAACGCGGACAACCAACGCCGCGCTAGCCTAGCCTTCTCCGTCTCTCCATCGCAGTTAGCAGAAGTACGGGAATATTAACCCGTTTCCCATCGACTACGCCTTTCGGCCTCGCCTTAGGGGTCGACTCACCCTGCCCCGATTAACGTTGGACAGGAACCCTTGGTCTTTCGGCGAGGAGGTTTTTCACCCCCTTTATCGTTACTCATGTCAGCATTCGCACTTCTGATACCTCCAGCGTGGGTTACCCCTTCACCTTCAACGGCTTACAGAACGCTCCTCTACCGCACCAGCGCAAGCGCTAGTACCCATAGCTTCGGTGTATTGCTTAGCCCCGTTATATCTTCCGCGCAGGCCGACTCGACTAGTGAGCTATTACGCTTTCTTTAAATGATGGCTGCTTCTAAGCCAACATCCTAGCTGTCTAAGCCTTCCCACATCGTTTCCCACTTAGCAATAACTTTGGGACCTTAGCTGATGGTCTGGGTTGTTTCCCTTTTCACGACGGACGTTAGCACCCGCCGTGTGTCTCCCGAGTAGTACTCATTGGTATTCGGAGTTTGCAAAGGGTTGGTAAGTCGGGATGACCCCCTAGCCTTAACAGTGCTCTACCCCCAATGGTATTCGCTCGAGGCGCTACCTAAATAGCTTTCGAGGAGAACCAGATATCTCCCGGTTTGATTGGCCTTTCACCCCCAGCCACAAGTCATCACCGCATTTTTCAACATACGTGTGTTCGGTCCTCCAGTTGATGTTACTCAACCTTCAACCTGCCCATGGCTAGATCACCGGGTTTCGGGTCTACACCTTGCAACTAAACGCGCAGTTAACACTCGGTTTCCCTACGGCTCCGCTATTCGCTTAACCTCGCTACAAAATGTAAGTCGCTGACCCATTATACAAAAGGTACGCAGTCACGGTCTCAAGAACCGCTCCCACTGCTTGTACGTATACGGTTTCAGGTTCTATTTCACTCCCCTCACAGGGGTTCTTTTCGCCTTTCCCTCACGGTACTGGTTCACTATCGGTCAGTCAGGAGTATTTAGCCTTGGAGGATGGTCCCCCCATATTCGAACAAGATATCACGTGTCCCGTCCTACTCGTTTTCACCTAAAGTTAGTTTTCATGTACGGGGCTATCACCCTGTATCGCTGTGCTTTCCAACACATTCCACTAACACCCTCTAGGCTTAAGGGCTAATCCCCGTTCGCTCGCCGCTACTAGGGGAATCTCGGTTGATTTCTTTTCCTAAGGGTACTTAGATGTTTCAGTTCCCCTCGTTCGCCTCACTAAGCTATGTATTCACTTAGTGATGACACCTTATGGTGCCGGGTTTCCCCATTCGGACATCGTTAGCTCAAATGCTTGTTACTAGCTCGCCAACGCTTTTCGCAAGTTACTACGTCCTTCATCGCCTCTGACTGCCAAGGCATCCACCGTATACGCTTAGTCACTTAACCATACAACCCAAATGAGTTTCATCTGAGTCGCATCGCAACTAACGGTTTCTACTTTCGCCAAAAGAATACTCAAGTCACTTGATTAAAGTGTGTTTTGAGAACTCAATTATTTTTCGCAATAACCTTTCGGTTATTACTATCAGCTTTCCAAATTTTTAAAGAACAAGCATCGTCGCTCGGACGTGCCACTCGCTCTAACAAGAACAAGTTATCTGTGTGAACACTCAACAAATATCAATCAATCGTATAGGTAAGGAGGTGATCCAGCCCCAGGTTCCCCTAGGGCTACCTTGTTACGACTTCACCCCAGTCATGAACCACACCGTGGTAAACGCCCTCCCGAAGGTTAAGCTATCTACTTCTGGTGCAGCCCACTCCCATGGTGTGACGGGCGGTGTGTACAAGGCCCGGGAACGTATTCACCGTGGCATTCTGATCCACGATTACTAGCGATTCCGACTTCATGGAGTCGAGTTGCAGACTCCAATCCGGACTACGACCGGCTTTGTGAGATTAGCTCCACCTCGCGGCTTCGCAACCCTCTGTACCGACCATTGTAGCACGTGTGTAGCCCTACTCGTAAGGGCCATGATGACTTGACGTCGTCCCCACCTTCCTCCGGTTTATCACCGGCAGTCTCCCTAAAGTTCCCGGCATTACCCGCTGGCAAGTAAGGATAAGGGTTGCGCTCGTTGCGGGACTTAACCCAACATTTCACAACACGAGCTGACGACAGCCATGCAGCACCTGTCTCAGAGTTCCCGAAGGCACCAATCCATCTCTGGAAAGTTCTCTGGATGTCAAGAGTAGGTAAGGTTCTTCGCGTTGCATCGAATTAAACCACATGCTCCACCGCTTGTGCGGGCCCCCGTCAATTCATTTGAGTTTTAACCTTGCGGCCGTACTCCCCAGGCGGTCTACTTAATGCGTTAGCTTGAGAACCCAGTGTTCAAGACACCAAATTCCGAGTAGACATCGTTTACGGCGTGGACTACCAGGGTATCTAATCCTGTTTGCTCCCCACGCTTTCGTACCTGAGCGTCAGTCTTTGTCCAGGGGGCCGCCTTCGCCACCGGTATTCCTTCAGATCTCTACGCATTTCACCGCTACACCTGAAATTCTACCCCCCTCTACAAGACTCTAGTTGACCAGTTCGAAATGCAGTTCCCAGGTTAAGCCCGGGGCTTTCACATCTCGCTTAATCAACCGCCTGCGTACGCTTTACGCCCAGTAATTCCGATTAACGCTTGCACCCCTCGTATTACCGCGGCTGCTGGCACGAAGTTAGCCGGTGCTTCTTCTGCGAGTAACGTCACAGCTAACGGGTATTAACCGTTAACCTTTCCTCCTCGCTGAAAGTGCTTTACAACCCGAAGGCCTTCTTCACACACGCGGCATGGCTGCATCAGGCTTGCGCCCATTGTGCAATATTCCCCACTGCTGCCTCCCGTAGGAGTCTGGGCCGTGTCTCAGTCCCAGTGTGGCTGATCATCCTCTCAGAACAGCTAGGGATCGTCGCCTAGGTGAGCCATTACCTCACCTACTAGCTAATCCCACCTAGGTACATCCAATCGCAGAAGGTCCGAAGATCCCCTCTTTTCCCCCGTAGGGCGTATGCGGTATTAGCAGTCGTTTCCAACTGTTATCCCCCTCGACTGGGCAGTTCCCTAGGCATTACTCACCCGTCCGCCGCTCGTCATCTTCAAAAGCAAGCTTTTGAAATGTTACCGCTCGACTTGCATGTGTTAGGCCTGCCGCCAGCGTTCAATCTGAGCCATGATCAAACTCTTCAATTAAAAGTTTTTTTGTTTGGCTTGCGCCAAACGACTCAATGAATTCTGATTCACATAAATGACTCGGAAGAATCATCTACATGTTTGTACATATTGCTATGAACACTCATCGTTGCATTGAGATTTAAATCGTTTTCGATTAACTCAATACCTGTGAGTGTCCACACAGATTTCTTGTTTTATCTTGTTAAAGAACGTTTGCCTCATACTGGACTCCAGCGGGCTAGGGCTGCGTATTCTACGCCTCTCCCTGTCGGCGTCAAGCGCTTTTTTCAAAAGATTTTTAAGTGGTTAATTACTGTGCTTTCGCGCTGTAACTACCGGCTTAAAAACTCGAACCGCTTATCGCCTTGACTCGACATCCGTTACCTACTCACTTGGTAAGTAGCGCCGTTTGCCGTGTCAGTGGGAGCGCATTATAGGGAGCCAAATCTTTTGCGCAAGGGCTTTTTTAACGAAAAACATCGATCGAACAAAAAACATGCAGAACGAGATGGATTCAGCGAAAAGCCACACACAAAGGCAACATGCGAGTAACGACAACACCACAAACTATCGGTTTGGTGACTCGCTTGTTTGAAACCGGAAAATAAGTTTGGCACAAAAATTTCGACTCTGCCAAAAATCTGAGCTGCCTGATTGCAAGACTGCCCTGCAGGCTTATTTAGCCCTTATAGCATGTGTGCTTTTGCCGCCTTGTCTCAGTATCGTCTTATCTCAGTATCGTCTTATCTCAGTATCGTCTTATATCTGT is a window from the Shewanella loihica PV-4 genome containing:
- the lipB gene encoding lipoyl(octanoyl) transferase LipB; translated protein: MKDTVLHIRHLGRQDYESVWHAMQEYTDNRDETSRDELWIVEHPPVFTQGQAGKSEHILNPGDIPVIQVDRGGQVTYHGPGQLVAYPLLDIKRLKIGVRQLVTDIEQSIVKMLALYGIEAYPKADAPGVYVEERKIASLGLRIRKGCSFHGLALNVDMDMSPFQRINPCGYAGLEMAQCKPLKGPQSVEEAGEKLIQTFSQELGYQHLEHHQGLTD
- the lipA gene encoding lipoyl synthase is translated as MSRPERLQPGVKLRDADKVSRIPVKVVPSERETMLRKPDWLRVKLPASNQRIVDIKQALRKNGLHSVCEEASCPNLAECFNHGTATFMILGAICTRRCPFCDVAHGRPLKPDAEEPVKLAQTIRDMKLKYVVITSVDRDDLRDGGAQHFADCIREIRKLNPEIKIEILVPDFRGRIDAALEILATEPPDVFNHNLETAPKHYRKARPGANYQWSLDLLKKFKEQHPHIPTKSGLMMGLGETNEEIAEVLRDLRAHNVEMLTLGQYLQPSKFHLPVERYVPPAEFDELKDYAEEIGFTHAACGPMVRSSYHADLQAQGKEVK
- the rimI gene encoding ribosomal protein S18-alanine N-acetyltransferase — encoded protein: MPMTLTLKTLSKEDAPKLHELESACHSFPMSLSNLETCFGRFYHVIGLFDDEEMLGFSILHQLFEDATLMDICVRPDAQGQGLGKRLTEALIELAATQGAERMMLEVRASNERAIALYRQMGFEQVGMRANYYQLEQGKEDAILMERLF